From Brassica napus cultivar Da-Ae unplaced genomic scaffold, Da-Ae ScsIHWf_140;HRSCAF=252, whole genome shotgun sequence, the proteins below share one genomic window:
- the LOC106404650 gene encoding uncharacterized protein LOC106404650: MATALFNTTRSSNLYHHHSVLPPFSQRFHLHRQNFFFLATPRCLRRLAVVGGPPSPPSPDPPPPENTTQLEGVVGAVTRVEDRVKIFLAVLIWMSLFFWVTVVDGMGKGKGKKGSRFK, translated from the exons ATGGCGACAGCTTTGTTCAACACGACCAGAAGCTCTAACCTCTACCACCACCACTCAGTTCTCCCTCCGTTCTCCCAACGGTTTCACCTCCACCGTCAAAATTTCTTCTTTCTAGCGACTCCTCGCTGCTTACGCCGTCTCGCCGTCGTTGGTGGCCCTCCATCTCCTCCGAGTCCTGATCCGCCTCCGCCTGAGAACACCACTCAGCTCGAAG GTGTTGTGGGAGCTGTGACAAGGGTTGAAGACCGCGTAAAGATCTTCCTGGCAGTACTGATTTGGATGTCTCTCTTCTTCTGGGTTACAGTGGTCGATGGGATGGGTAAAGGAAAAGGGAAGAAGGGTTCTCGTTTCAAATAA
- the LOC125597259 gene encoding uncharacterized protein LOC125597259 — protein MSSMLGCSSGTVAIATAMVFSSTALFLAMARQFHGKIHDQTPPPILRSCLSSEETKKQRKKKRVRFAGNVKDTKGNGKEYRKRELSRRTVPEPVTKPGKTGSVCGISTMPANRMALYHGILRDRDHRTQCSY, from the exons ATGTCTTCCATGTTGGGTTGTTCTAGTGGCACCGTAGCGATCGCAACCGCCATGGTTTTCTCAAGCACTGCTCTGTTTCTCGCGATGGCTCGACAGTTCCATGGGAAGATTCATGATCAAACTCCACCACCGATACTCCGTTCATGTCTATCTTCAG AGGAAACGAagaagcagaggaagaagaagagagttcgCTTCGCGGGGAATGTGAAAGATACGAAAGGGAACGGGAAAGAGTACCGGAAGAGGGAATTGAGCAGGAGAACCGTACCGGAGCCAGTGACTAAACCGGGGAAGACCGGTTCAGTTTGTGGAATATCAACGATGCCAGCGAACCGGATGGCTCTGTATCATGGGATTCTCAGAGACAGAGATCACAGGACTCAATGCTCTTATTGA
- the LOC125574832 gene encoding phospholipase D alpha 1-like isoform X2, with amino-acid sequence MAQHLLHGTLHATIYEVDDLHTGGLRSGFFGKILANVEETIGVGKGETQLYATIDLQRARVGRTRKIKDEAKNPKWYESFHIYCAHLASDIIFTVKDDNPIGATLIGRAYVPVDQILHGEEVDQWVEILDNDRNPIPGGSKIHVKLQYFGVEADRNWNQGIKSAKFPGVPYTFFSQRQGCKVSLYQDAHIPDNFVPRIPLAGGKNYEPQRCWEDIFDAISNAQHMIYITGWSVYTEIALVRDSRRPKPGGDMTVGELLKKKASEGVRVLLLVWDDRTSVDVLKKDGLMATHDEETENFFRGSDVHCILCPRNPDDGGSIVQNLQVSAMFTHHQKIVVVDSEMPSQGGSQMRRIVSFVGGIDLCDGRYDTPFHSLFRTLDTVHHDDFHQPNFTGAAITKGGPREPWHDIHSRLEGPIAWDVLYNFEQRWSKQGGKDILVKLRELSDIIITPSPVMFQEDHDVWNVQLFRSIDGGAAAGFPESPEAAAEAGLVSGKDNIIDRSIQDAYIHAIRRAKDFIYIENQYFLGSSFAWAADGITPEDINALHLIPKELSLKIVSKIEKGEKFRVYVVVPMWPEGLPESASVQAILDWQRRTMQMMYKDIVQALRAQGLEEDPRNYLTFFCLGNREVKKEGEYEPAERPDADSSYMRAQEARRFMIYVHTKMMIVDDEYIIIGSANINQRSMDGARDSEIAMGGYQPHQLSHRQPARGQIHGFRMSLWYEHLGMLDETFLDPSSVECIEKVNRISDKYWDLYSSESLEHDLPGHLLRYPVDVDAEGDVTEFPGFEFFPDTKARILGTKSDYLPPILTT; translated from the exons ATGGCGCAGCATCTGTTGCATGGGACTTTGCACGCTACGATCTATGAAGTTGATGACCTCCACACTGGTGGACTCAGGTCCGGCTTCTTCGGCAAG attctgGCAAATGTAGAAGAGACCATTGGTGTTGGCAAAGGAGAAACACAGCTATACGCAACGATCGATCTCCAAAGAGCCAGAGTTGGTCGAACAAGAAAGATCAAGGACGAAGCCAAGAACCCAAAATGGTACGAGTCCTTCCACATCTACTGCGCCCACTTGGCCTCCGACATCATCTTCACCGTCAAGGACGACAACCCCATAGGCGCCACCCTCATCGGTAGAGCCTACGTCCCCGTCGACCAAATCCTCCACGGCGAGGAAGTCGACCAGTGGGTTGAGATATTAGACAACGACAGAAACCCCATCCCCGGAGGGTCCAAGATCCACGTGAAGCTCCAGTACTTCGGCGTCGAGGCGGATCGTAACTGGAACCAAGGCATCAAGAGCGCTAAGTTCCCTGGAGTGCCTTACACGTTCTTCTCCCAGAGGCAGGGGTGCAAAGTCTCTCTCTACCAAGACGCTCACATTCCTGATAACTTCGTCCCGAGGATCCCTCTCGCTGGAGGGAAGAACTACGAGCCTCAGAGGTGCTGGGAGGATATTTTCGACGCGATAAGCAACGCGCAGCACATGATCTACATCACTGGATGGTCTGTGTATACTGAGATTGCCTTGGTTAGAGACTCCAGGAGGCCAAAGCCTGGAGGTGACATGACGGTTGGCGAGCTTCTTAAAAAGAAGGCTAGCGAAGGTGTTAGGGTTCTTCTCCTTGTGTGGGACGATAGAACATCCGTCGATGTGTTGAAGAAAGACGGTCTCATGGCTACTCATGATGAAGAAACGGAGAACTTCTTCAGAGGAAGCGACGTTCATTGTATTCTCTGTCCTCGTAACCCTGATGACGGTGGCAGCATAGTGCAGAACTTGCAGGTCTCAGCCATGTTCACGCACCATCAGAAGATCGTTGTTGTGGACAGCGAGATGCCGAGCCAAGGAGGTTCGCAGATGAGGAGGATCGTTAGTTTTGTCGGTGGGATTGATCTATGTGATGGACGTTACGACACTCCATTCCACTCCTTGTTCAGGACGTTGGACACGGTCCACCATGATGACTTCCACCAGCCTAACTTCACCGGCGCCGCCATCACCAAAGGCGGGCCGAGGGAGCCTTGGCACGACATCCACTCTCGCCTCGAAGGTCCCATTGCTTGGGATGTTTTGTACAACTTCGAGCAGAGGTGGAGCAAGCAAGGTGGTAAAGACATTTTGGTGAAGCTGAGGGAGCTTagtgatatcatcatcacaccTTCTCCAGTTATGTTCCAAGAGGATCACGACGTGTGGAACGTGCAGCTGTTTAGATCCATCGACGGTGGAGCTGCTGCTGGGTTCCCCGAGTCGCCTGAAGCGGCTGCTGAAGCTGGTCTTGTGAGTGGTAAGGATAACATCATTGATAGAAGCATCCAAGATGCTTACATTCACGCTATCCGTCGCGCGAAAGACTTCATCTACATTGAGAATCAGTACTTCCTTGGAAGCTCCTTTGCTTGGGCAGCTGATGGTATCACTCCTGAGGACATCAACGCTCTTCACTTGATCCCAAAGGAGCTGTCCTTAAAGATCGTGAGCAAGATTGAGAAAGGAGAGAAGTTTAGAGTGTATGTTGTGGTGCCGATGTGGCCAGAAGGTCTTCCGGAGAGTGCATCAGTGCAAGCTATATTGGATTGGCAGAGGAGGACCATGCAGATGATGTATAAGGATATTGTTCAGGCTCTGAGGGCCCAGGGCTTAGAGGAAGATCCTAGAAACTATCTGACGTTCTTCTGTCTTGGAAACCGTGAGGTTAAGAAAGAGGGAGAGTATGAGCCTGCAGAGAGACCAGACGCTGACTCGAGCTATATGAGGGCACAAGAAGCACGTCGCTTCATGATCTACGTCCACACCAAAATGATGATTG TTGACGATGAATATATTATCATTGGATCTGCTAACATCAACCAGAGGTCGATGGATGGTGCAAGGGACTCTGAGATAGCAATGGGAGGCTACCAACCACATCAATTGTCGCATAGACAACCAGCTCGTGGACAGATCCATGGGTTCCGCATGTCACTCTGGTACGAACACCTAGGAATGCTCGATGAGACCTTCCTCGATCCATCAAGCGTGGAATGCATTGAGAAAGTTAACCGCATTTCTGACAAGTATTGGGACTTATACTCGAGCGAGTCACTCGAACATGACCTTCCCGGTCACTTGCTACGCTACCCTGTTGATGTAGACGCTGAAGGTGACGTCACTGAGTTTCCCGGATTTGAGTTCTTCCCTGACACAAAGGCTCGTATCCTTGGAACCAAATCTGACTACTTGCCTCCAATCCTTACAACCTAG
- the LOC125574832 gene encoding phospholipase D alpha 1-like isoform X1: MIVGAGDKMAQHLLHGTLHATIYEVDDLHTGGLRSGFFGKILANVEETIGVGKGETQLYATIDLQRARVGRTRKIKDEAKNPKWYESFHIYCAHLASDIIFTVKDDNPIGATLIGRAYVPVDQILHGEEVDQWVEILDNDRNPIPGGSKIHVKLQYFGVEADRNWNQGIKSAKFPGVPYTFFSQRQGCKVSLYQDAHIPDNFVPRIPLAGGKNYEPQRCWEDIFDAISNAQHMIYITGWSVYTEIALVRDSRRPKPGGDMTVGELLKKKASEGVRVLLLVWDDRTSVDVLKKDGLMATHDEETENFFRGSDVHCILCPRNPDDGGSIVQNLQVSAMFTHHQKIVVVDSEMPSQGGSQMRRIVSFVGGIDLCDGRYDTPFHSLFRTLDTVHHDDFHQPNFTGAAITKGGPREPWHDIHSRLEGPIAWDVLYNFEQRWSKQGGKDILVKLRELSDIIITPSPVMFQEDHDVWNVQLFRSIDGGAAAGFPESPEAAAEAGLVSGKDNIIDRSIQDAYIHAIRRAKDFIYIENQYFLGSSFAWAADGITPEDINALHLIPKELSLKIVSKIEKGEKFRVYVVVPMWPEGLPESASVQAILDWQRRTMQMMYKDIVQALRAQGLEEDPRNYLTFFCLGNREVKKEGEYEPAERPDADSSYMRAQEARRFMIYVHTKMMIVDDEYIIIGSANINQRSMDGARDSEIAMGGYQPHQLSHRQPARGQIHGFRMSLWYEHLGMLDETFLDPSSVECIEKVNRISDKYWDLYSSESLEHDLPGHLLRYPVDVDAEGDVTEFPGFEFFPDTKARILGTKSDYLPPILTT; the protein is encoded by the exons ATGATTGTTGGTGCAGGTGATAAAATGGCGCAGCATCTGTTGCATGGGACTTTGCACGCTACGATCTATGAAGTTGATGACCTCCACACTGGTGGACTCAGGTCCGGCTTCTTCGGCAAG attctgGCAAATGTAGAAGAGACCATTGGTGTTGGCAAAGGAGAAACACAGCTATACGCAACGATCGATCTCCAAAGAGCCAGAGTTGGTCGAACAAGAAAGATCAAGGACGAAGCCAAGAACCCAAAATGGTACGAGTCCTTCCACATCTACTGCGCCCACTTGGCCTCCGACATCATCTTCACCGTCAAGGACGACAACCCCATAGGCGCCACCCTCATCGGTAGAGCCTACGTCCCCGTCGACCAAATCCTCCACGGCGAGGAAGTCGACCAGTGGGTTGAGATATTAGACAACGACAGAAACCCCATCCCCGGAGGGTCCAAGATCCACGTGAAGCTCCAGTACTTCGGCGTCGAGGCGGATCGTAACTGGAACCAAGGCATCAAGAGCGCTAAGTTCCCTGGAGTGCCTTACACGTTCTTCTCCCAGAGGCAGGGGTGCAAAGTCTCTCTCTACCAAGACGCTCACATTCCTGATAACTTCGTCCCGAGGATCCCTCTCGCTGGAGGGAAGAACTACGAGCCTCAGAGGTGCTGGGAGGATATTTTCGACGCGATAAGCAACGCGCAGCACATGATCTACATCACTGGATGGTCTGTGTATACTGAGATTGCCTTGGTTAGAGACTCCAGGAGGCCAAAGCCTGGAGGTGACATGACGGTTGGCGAGCTTCTTAAAAAGAAGGCTAGCGAAGGTGTTAGGGTTCTTCTCCTTGTGTGGGACGATAGAACATCCGTCGATGTGTTGAAGAAAGACGGTCTCATGGCTACTCATGATGAAGAAACGGAGAACTTCTTCAGAGGAAGCGACGTTCATTGTATTCTCTGTCCTCGTAACCCTGATGACGGTGGCAGCATAGTGCAGAACTTGCAGGTCTCAGCCATGTTCACGCACCATCAGAAGATCGTTGTTGTGGACAGCGAGATGCCGAGCCAAGGAGGTTCGCAGATGAGGAGGATCGTTAGTTTTGTCGGTGGGATTGATCTATGTGATGGACGTTACGACACTCCATTCCACTCCTTGTTCAGGACGTTGGACACGGTCCACCATGATGACTTCCACCAGCCTAACTTCACCGGCGCCGCCATCACCAAAGGCGGGCCGAGGGAGCCTTGGCACGACATCCACTCTCGCCTCGAAGGTCCCATTGCTTGGGATGTTTTGTACAACTTCGAGCAGAGGTGGAGCAAGCAAGGTGGTAAAGACATTTTGGTGAAGCTGAGGGAGCTTagtgatatcatcatcacaccTTCTCCAGTTATGTTCCAAGAGGATCACGACGTGTGGAACGTGCAGCTGTTTAGATCCATCGACGGTGGAGCTGCTGCTGGGTTCCCCGAGTCGCCTGAAGCGGCTGCTGAAGCTGGTCTTGTGAGTGGTAAGGATAACATCATTGATAGAAGCATCCAAGATGCTTACATTCACGCTATCCGTCGCGCGAAAGACTTCATCTACATTGAGAATCAGTACTTCCTTGGAAGCTCCTTTGCTTGGGCAGCTGATGGTATCACTCCTGAGGACATCAACGCTCTTCACTTGATCCCAAAGGAGCTGTCCTTAAAGATCGTGAGCAAGATTGAGAAAGGAGAGAAGTTTAGAGTGTATGTTGTGGTGCCGATGTGGCCAGAAGGTCTTCCGGAGAGTGCATCAGTGCAAGCTATATTGGATTGGCAGAGGAGGACCATGCAGATGATGTATAAGGATATTGTTCAGGCTCTGAGGGCCCAGGGCTTAGAGGAAGATCCTAGAAACTATCTGACGTTCTTCTGTCTTGGAAACCGTGAGGTTAAGAAAGAGGGAGAGTATGAGCCTGCAGAGAGACCAGACGCTGACTCGAGCTATATGAGGGCACAAGAAGCACGTCGCTTCATGATCTACGTCCACACCAAAATGATGATTG TTGACGATGAATATATTATCATTGGATCTGCTAACATCAACCAGAGGTCGATGGATGGTGCAAGGGACTCTGAGATAGCAATGGGAGGCTACCAACCACATCAATTGTCGCATAGACAACCAGCTCGTGGACAGATCCATGGGTTCCGCATGTCACTCTGGTACGAACACCTAGGAATGCTCGATGAGACCTTCCTCGATCCATCAAGCGTGGAATGCATTGAGAAAGTTAACCGCATTTCTGACAAGTATTGGGACTTATACTCGAGCGAGTCACTCGAACATGACCTTCCCGGTCACTTGCTACGCTACCCTGTTGATGTAGACGCTGAAGGTGACGTCACTGAGTTTCCCGGATTTGAGTTCTTCCCTGACACAAAGGCTCGTATCCTTGGAACCAAATCTGACTACTTGCCTCCAATCCTTACAACCTAG